The Sphingomonas sanxanigenens DSM 19645 = NX02 genome includes a region encoding these proteins:
- a CDS encoding AMP-dependent synthetase/ligase — protein sequence MRTLEHFPNLVTMFFTRAREKGDAPFLWAKREGAWTAIGWAEAARQVASLATALKALGLAAGDRVVLVSENRPEWCIADLAIMAAGCVTVPTYTTNTVRDHQHILDNSEARAVIVSSDKLARTLMPAVLRSQASIVIGFEDLRVGQSSSVAFHRFDRLVSGEADVAAVAAAATFQRDDLACIIYTSGTGGAPRGVCQHHGAILHNVAGCALIIEEDFGWGDEVFLSFLPLSHAYEHSGGQHLPIGLGAQIYYSEGLEKLAANIEEVGPTIMVVVPRLFEVLRQRVVKAIEKQGGLAPRLLKRALSLGAKDLATGKIPFWDKPMDLLIERTLRPKIRQRFGGRMKALVAGGAPLNPDIGTFFHSLGLTLLQGYGQTEAAPVISCNRPKAGIKMDTVGPPLDKVEVRIADDGEIMVRGELVMHGYWRNEAETRRVLQDGWLLTGDIGHLDANGRIVITDRKKDLIVNDKGDNVAPQKVEGMLTLQPEIFQAMIYGDRKPYVVALLVPDPEWSKDFAQANGLPADPALLREHPPFRAALMAAVDRVNQDLSVIEKVRRIAIADAAFAIENEQLTPSLKIRRHIVKQVYGARLDALYRA from the coding sequence ATGCGCACGCTGGAGCATTTCCCGAACCTGGTGACGATGTTCTTCACCCGCGCGCGGGAAAAGGGGGATGCGCCCTTCCTGTGGGCGAAGCGCGAGGGCGCCTGGACGGCGATCGGCTGGGCCGAGGCGGCCCGGCAGGTCGCGTCGCTCGCCACCGCGCTCAAGGCGCTGGGGCTCGCCGCGGGGGACCGGGTGGTGCTGGTGTCGGAGAACCGCCCCGAATGGTGCATCGCCGATCTCGCCATCATGGCCGCGGGGTGCGTCACGGTGCCCACCTACACCACCAACACGGTGCGTGATCACCAGCACATCCTCGACAACAGCGAGGCGCGCGCGGTGATCGTCTCCAGCGACAAGCTGGCGCGCACGTTGATGCCCGCTGTGCTGCGCTCGCAGGCGTCGATCGTGATCGGCTTCGAGGATCTGCGCGTCGGCCAGTCGAGCTCGGTTGCCTTCCACCGCTTCGACCGGCTGGTGTCCGGCGAGGCGGATGTCGCGGCAGTCGCCGCGGCGGCGACCTTCCAGCGCGATGATCTCGCCTGCATCATCTACACCAGCGGCACCGGCGGCGCGCCGCGCGGGGTGTGCCAGCATCATGGCGCGATCCTCCACAACGTCGCGGGCTGCGCGCTGATCATCGAGGAGGATTTCGGCTGGGGCGACGAGGTGTTCCTGTCGTTCCTGCCGCTCAGCCACGCCTATGAACATAGCGGCGGGCAGCATCTGCCGATCGGCCTGGGCGCGCAGATCTATTACTCCGAAGGGCTGGAGAAGCTCGCCGCGAATATCGAGGAGGTCGGCCCGACGATCATGGTGGTGGTGCCGCGGCTGTTCGAGGTGCTGCGCCAGCGCGTGGTGAAGGCGATCGAAAAGCAGGGCGGGCTTGCGCCGCGGCTTCTCAAACGCGCGCTCAGCCTCGGCGCCAAGGACCTGGCCACAGGCAAGATTCCCTTTTGGGACAAGCCGATGGACCTGCTGATCGAGCGCACCTTGCGCCCGAAGATCCGTCAGCGCTTCGGCGGGCGGATGAAGGCGCTGGTCGCCGGCGGCGCGCCGCTCAACCCCGATATCGGCACCTTCTTCCACAGCCTGGGGCTCACTTTGCTGCAGGGCTATGGCCAGACCGAGGCGGCGCCGGTGATCTCGTGCAACCGGCCCAAGGCGGGCATCAAGATGGATACGGTCGGCCCGCCGCTCGACAAGGTCGAGGTCAGGATCGCCGACGATGGCGAGATCATGGTGCGCGGCGAACTGGTGATGCACGGCTATTGGCGCAACGAGGCGGAAACGCGCCGCGTGCTGCAGGATGGCTGGCTGCTGACCGGCGACATCGGCCATCTCGACGCGAACGGCCGCATCGTCATCACCGATCGCAAGAAGGATCTGATCGTCAACGACAAGGGCGACAATGTCGCGCCGCAGAAGGTGGAGGGGATGCTGACCCTCCAGCCCGAGATCTTCCAGGCGATGATCTATGGCGATCGCAAGCCCTATGTCGTGGCGCTGCTGGTGCCCGATCCCGAATGGTCGAAGGACTTCGCGCAGGCCAACGGCCTGCCCGCGGATCCGGCGCTGCTGCGCGAACATCCCCCGTTCCGCGCCGCGCTGATGGCGGCGGTGGACAGGGTGAACCAGGATCTGTCGGTGATCGAGAAGGTCCGCCGCATCGCCATCGCCGACGCGGCGTTCGCGATCGAGAACGAGCAGCTCACCCCGTCGCTGAAGATCCGGCGGCATATCGTGAAGCAGGTCTATGGGGCGCGGCTGGACGCGCTGTATCGGGCGTAA
- the ggt gene encoding gamma-glutamyltransferase, which yields MIRRALILLALLLLPQSAFAEGGVASAADPRAAAAGQEILRKGGSAADAAMAMMLALTVVEPQSSGIGGGGFLVHHDGTSGMIETIDGREAAPASASPALFLGPEGRPLPFGQAFPGGKSVGVPGNIRLMALTHQKWGKLPWADLFQPAIRLAEEGAPVSRTLAATLVRLAPLWNDFPEARAIYHADGKPLPQGALLRNPALAALLRRIAAEGPDAFYTGQAAQAIVDAVAGASRNPTQLTAADLAAYRAKERPPVCGRYRRYKICGMGPPSSGATTVIQILGQLERFDMGKLGKDSPVAWHLIAESMQLAYADRDTYLGDTDFVAVPIAGLIDPAYIARRSKLISATRALAAYEPGTPPGSAPRTAAASGEVPSTTNFVAVDGDGDVVTMTSTVEGPFGSQLIANGMVLNNELTDFTFAPEKDGAPVANRVEAGKRPLSSMSPTIVYDEKDRPILALGSAGGRRIIMHVAKTLVGVLDFGLSAQDAIALPNIYFSRDAVLVEEGTPLAAMAPAMAKLGERVEPVGLGSKVNAVQWTGSGWTGAADPRSEGVALKE from the coding sequence ATGATCCGCCGTGCCTTGATCCTCCTCGCCCTCCTCCTCCTCCCGCAATCCGCCTTCGCCGAGGGTGGGGTGGCATCCGCCGCCGATCCGCGGGCCGCCGCCGCGGGGCAGGAGATATTGCGCAAGGGCGGCAGCGCCGCCGATGCGGCGATGGCGATGATGCTCGCGCTGACCGTGGTCGAGCCGCAATCCTCGGGCATCGGCGGCGGCGGCTTCCTCGTCCATCATGACGGCACGTCGGGGATGATCGAAACGATCGACGGGCGGGAAGCCGCGCCCGCCTCCGCCTCGCCGGCGCTGTTCCTTGGGCCGGAGGGCAGGCCCTTGCCCTTCGGCCAGGCCTTTCCCGGCGGCAAGTCGGTCGGCGTGCCCGGCAATATCCGGCTGATGGCGCTGACCCACCAGAAATGGGGCAAGCTGCCCTGGGCGGACCTGTTCCAGCCGGCGATCCGGCTGGCGGAGGAGGGCGCGCCGGTCAGCCGCACGCTCGCCGCCACGCTCGTCCGCCTCGCGCCGCTGTGGAACGATTTTCCCGAGGCGCGCGCGATCTATCACGCAGATGGCAAGCCGCTGCCGCAGGGCGCGCTGCTCCGCAACCCGGCGCTCGCCGCGCTGCTCAGGCGCATCGCCGCCGAGGGCCCCGACGCTTTCTATACGGGGCAGGCGGCGCAGGCGATCGTCGATGCCGTCGCCGGCGCGTCGCGCAACCCGACGCAGCTCACCGCCGCCGATCTCGCCGCCTATCGCGCCAAGGAACGCCCGCCGGTGTGCGGACGTTATCGCCGCTACAAGATTTGCGGCATGGGGCCGCCTTCGTCGGGGGCGACGACCGTGATCCAGATTCTGGGGCAGCTCGAACGGTTCGACATGGGGAAGCTCGGCAAGGATTCGCCCGTCGCCTGGCACCTGATCGCCGAATCGATGCAGCTGGCTTATGCCGATCGCGACACCTATCTCGGCGATACCGACTTCGTGGCGGTGCCGATCGCCGGGCTGATCGACCCCGCCTATATCGCGCGCCGGTCGAAGCTGATCTCCGCCACGCGCGCGCTCGCCGCCTATGAGCCGGGCACGCCGCCGGGTTCGGCGCCGCGCACCGCCGCGGCTTCCGGGGAGGTGCCGTCGACCACCAATTTCGTCGCGGTCGACGGCGACGGCGATGTCGTCACCATGACCTCGACGGTGGAGGGGCCGTTCGGCAGCCAGCTCATCGCCAACGGCATGGTGCTCAACAACGAGCTGACCGATTTCACCTTCGCGCCGGAAAAGGATGGCGCCCCCGTCGCGAACCGGGTGGAGGCGGGCAAGCGGCCGCTCTCCTCGATGTCGCCGACGATCGTCTATGACGAGAAGGATCGGCCGATCCTCGCGCTGGGGTCGGCGGGCGGGCGGCGGATCATCATGCATGTCGCCAAGACGCTGGTCGGCGTGCTCGATTTCGGGTTGAGCGCCCAGGACGCGATCGCGCTGCCCAACATCTATTTCAGCCGCGATGCGGTACTGGTGGAAGAGGGGACGCCGCTCGCTGCGATGGCGCCGGCGATGGCGAAGCTCGGCGAGCGGGTGGAACCGGTCGGTCTCGGCTCCAAGGTCAATGCGGTGCAGTGGACGGGCAGCGGCTGGACCGGCGCGGCGGATCCGCGCAGCGAGGGCGTCGCCCTCAAAGAATAG
- a CDS encoding quinone-dependent dihydroorotate dehydrogenase yields the protein MPAYSLLRPLVFRLDAERAHRLTVRALALQNGKAAPKQDPILTSRVAGLDFPNPVGLAAGFDKDAACPGGILGLGFGFAEVGTLTPRPQAGNPRPRLFRLVEDRAVINRMGFNNGGQAAARARLSARRGRGGIVGVNIGANKDSEDRIADYVAGVRTMEPVADYLTVNISSPNTPGLRALQSRASLDDLLARVVEARTGTTPIFLKVAPDLEPADIEDIAAVVVARGIDALIVANTTIGRPALTSRHAGETGGLSGAPLRELALQRLRDFRAATNGAVPLIAAGGIDSADAAWARIGAGASLVQLYSALVYEGPGLAQRIATGLAERLRAAGYATLREAVGTE from the coding sequence ATGCCCGCCTATTCGCTGCTCCGTCCACTGGTCTTCCGTCTCGATGCCGAGCGCGCGCATCGCCTGACCGTGCGTGCGCTCGCGCTGCAGAACGGCAAGGCGGCGCCGAAGCAGGATCCGATCCTCACGAGCCGCGTCGCCGGGCTCGATTTCCCCAATCCGGTCGGCCTCGCCGCCGGGTTCGACAAGGATGCGGCCTGCCCGGGCGGGATTCTCGGGCTCGGATTCGGGTTCGCCGAGGTCGGCACGCTGACGCCGCGGCCGCAGGCGGGCAATCCGCGGCCGCGGCTCTTCCGGCTGGTCGAGGACCGCGCGGTGATCAACCGCATGGGCTTCAACAATGGCGGCCAGGCGGCGGCGCGGGCACGGCTTTCGGCACGGCGCGGGCGCGGCGGCATCGTCGGCGTCAATATCGGCGCCAACAAGGACAGCGAGGATCGCATCGCCGACTATGTCGCGGGCGTCCGCACGATGGAACCGGTGGCGGATTATCTCACCGTCAACATCTCCTCACCCAACACGCCGGGGCTGCGCGCGCTGCAATCGCGCGCGTCGCTGGACGACTTGCTGGCGCGGGTGGTCGAGGCGCGGACGGGTACCACGCCGATCTTCCTCAAGGTCGCGCCCGACCTGGAGCCGGCCGACATCGAGGATATCGCCGCGGTCGTCGTCGCGCGCGGCATCGATGCGCTGATCGTCGCGAACACCACGATCGGCCGCCCGGCGCTCACGTCGCGCCATGCCGGCGAGACCGGCGGGCTCTCGGGCGCGCCGCTGCGCGAACTGGCGCTCCAGCGCCTGCGCGACTTCCGCGCGGCGACGAACGGCGCTGTCCCGCTGATCGCGGCCGGCGGGATCGATTCGGCGGACGCGGCCTGGGCGCGGATCGGGGCGGGGGCGAGCCTCGTGCAGTTGTATAGCGCGCTGGTCTATGAAGGGCCGGGGCTGGCGCAGCGGATCGCGACGGGATTGGCGGAGCGGCTGCGCGCGGCGGGCTATGCGACGTTGCGCGAGGCGGTTGGGACGGAGTGA
- a CDS encoding helix-turn-helix domain-containing protein yields MDYAAPAEELRDYLSVFYEFRADVPGFEDLERADLAQIRFMLSGDGEMTFADGNVQQPFPVTIVGPTTGMTKVTARGPLRIFGVGLLPAGWGALMGIEASSMVNRLVDGTEIFGKGLLDVAERMRGANSLDSLVEIGNGLIRELARHAKDKPFQFTRIVDNWLASDFSPDVEDLVIASGLSRRQVERNCKRLYGAPPKVLARKYRALRAAIHLAKGEADLHDLVVEGFYDQSHFIREIKHFTGVTPKRIRDDLPTLAKLTLKRGELAGEVAPIIYET; encoded by the coding sequence TTGGACTATGCGGCTCCCGCCGAGGAGCTGCGGGACTATCTGTCCGTCTTCTACGAATTTCGCGCAGATGTGCCCGGGTTCGAGGATCTCGAACGCGCGGACCTGGCCCAGATTCGTTTCATGCTTTCCGGCGACGGCGAGATGACCTTTGCCGATGGCAATGTGCAGCAGCCCTTCCCCGTGACCATCGTCGGCCCCACTACCGGCATGACCAAGGTCACCGCGCGGGGGCCGTTGCGCATCTTCGGCGTCGGTCTGCTGCCGGCGGGATGGGGGGCGCTGATGGGGATCGAGGCATCCTCGATGGTCAACCGGCTGGTCGACGGCACCGAAATCTTCGGCAAGGGGCTGCTCGACGTCGCCGAGCGGATGCGCGGCGCCAACTCGCTCGATTCGCTGGTCGAGATCGGCAACGGTCTGATCCGCGAACTCGCGCGCCACGCGAAAGACAAGCCGTTCCAGTTCACCCGCATCGTCGACAATTGGCTGGCGAGCGACTTTTCGCCCGATGTCGAGGATCTGGTGATCGCAAGCGGCCTGTCGCGCCGGCAGGTCGAGCGCAACTGCAAACGCCTTTACGGCGCGCCGCCCAAGGTGCTCGCGCGCAAATATCGCGCGCTCAGGGCCGCGATCCACCTCGCCAAGGGTGAGGCGGACCTGCACGACCTCGTCGTCGAGGGCTTCTACGACCAGTCGCACTTCATCCGCGAGATCAAGCATTTCACCGGGGTGACGCCCAAGCGCATCCGGGACGATCTGCCGACCCTTGCGAAACTGACGTTGAAGCGGGGCGAACTGGCCGGCGAAGTGGCGCCGATCATCTACGAGACCTGA
- a CDS encoding SUF system Fe-S cluster assembly regulator produces MRLSSLADYAVVMLSAAARHPGEARLSATLLADETGVPLPTAQKLMGRLAVSGLLRSARGTGGGFSLARNPNEITLADIIEAVEGPIALTSCVDEARHDCGLETACKVRPHWNAVNGAIRASLSGVSLAALAAETN; encoded by the coding sequence ATGCGCCTTTCGAGCCTCGCCGACTATGCGGTCGTCATGCTCTCCGCCGCGGCCCGCCACCCCGGCGAGGCGCGGTTGAGCGCGACGCTGCTCGCCGACGAAACCGGCGTGCCGCTGCCCACCGCGCAGAAGCTGATGGGGCGGCTTGCCGTTTCCGGCCTGTTGCGCTCGGCGCGCGGCACCGGCGGCGGATTCTCGCTGGCGCGCAACCCGAACGAAATCACGCTCGCCGACATCATCGAAGCCGTGGAAGGGCCGATCGCATTGACCAGCTGTGTGGACGAAGCTCGCCACGATTGCGGATTGGAAACGGCCTGCAAGGTGCGGCCCCATTGGAATGCCGTGAACGGCGCGATCCGCGCCTCGCTGTCGGGCGTGAGCCTGGCCGCGCTCGCGGCGGAGACGAACTGA
- the sufB gene encoding Fe-S cluster assembly protein SufB has translation MATRNAEAHAAAEKLATYEWGFTSDIEQDFAPKGLSEDTVRFISAKKNEPEWMLEWRLKAYRHWLTMTPPDWAKLNVPAIDYQDAYYYAAPKAKEKLGSLDEVDPEILRVYEKLGIPIEEQKVLAGVEGARRVAVDAVFDSVSVATTFRKELEAAGVIFRSISEAIREYPDLVRKWLGKVVPMHDNYFATLNCAVFSDGTFVYVPKGVRCPMELSTYFRINAENTGQFERTLIVADEGSYVSYLEGCTAPMRDENQLHAAVVELVALDDAEIKYSTVQNWYPGDAQGKGGIYNFVTKRALCQGRNSKVSWTQVETGSAITWKYPSCVLAGENSVGEFYSVAVTNNYQQADTGTKMIHLGKGSRSTIVSKGISAGKSNNTYRGLVRVGPTAEGVRNFTQCDSLLLGSECGAHTVPYIEVRNPSAQIEHEATTSKISDDQLFYAMSRGLDQEAAVALIVNGFAREVLQQLPMEFAVEAQKLLGISLEGSVG, from the coding sequence ATGGCCACCAGGAACGCCGAGGCGCATGCCGCCGCCGAAAAGCTCGCCACCTATGAGTGGGGCTTCACCAGCGACATCGAACAGGATTTCGCGCCCAAGGGGCTGAGCGAGGACACGGTTCGCTTCATTTCGGCGAAGAAGAACGAGCCCGAATGGATGCTCGAATGGCGCCTGAAGGCCTATCGCCACTGGCTGACGATGACGCCGCCCGACTGGGCGAAGCTCAACGTGCCGGCGATCGACTATCAGGACGCCTATTATTACGCCGCCCCCAAGGCGAAGGAAAAGCTCGGCAGCCTCGACGAGGTCGATCCCGAGATCCTGCGCGTCTACGAGAAGCTGGGCATTCCAATCGAGGAGCAGAAGGTGCTCGCGGGCGTCGAGGGCGCGCGCCGGGTCGCCGTCGACGCGGTGTTCGACAGCGTCTCGGTCGCCACCACCTTCCGCAAGGAACTGGAGGCCGCCGGCGTCATCTTCCGCTCGATCAGCGAGGCGATCCGCGAATATCCGGATCTGGTGAGGAAGTGGCTCGGCAAGGTCGTGCCGATGCACGACAATTATTTCGCCACCTTGAACTGCGCGGTCTTTTCGGACGGCACCTTCGTCTACGTGCCCAAGGGCGTGCGCTGCCCCATGGAGCTGAGCACCTATTTCCGCATCAATGCGGAGAATACCGGCCAGTTCGAGCGGACGTTGATCGTCGCGGACGAGGGCAGCTACGTCTCCTACCTCGAAGGCTGCACCGCGCCGATGCGCGACGAGAACCAGCTCCACGCCGCGGTGGTGGAGCTGGTTGCGCTCGACGATGCCGAGATCAAATATTCGACGGTGCAGAACTGGTACCCGGGCGATGCCCAGGGCAAGGGCGGCATCTACAACTTCGTCACCAAGCGCGCGCTGTGCCAGGGCCGGAACAGCAAGGTGAGCTGGACGCAGGTGGAAACCGGCTCCGCGATCACCTGGAAATATCCGAGCTGCGTGCTCGCGGGCGAGAACAGCGTCGGCGAATTCTATTCGGTCGCGGTGACCAACAATTACCAGCAGGCCGATACCGGCACCAAGATGATCCACCTCGGCAAGGGATCGCGCTCGACGATCGTGTCGAAGGGCATCTCGGCGGGGAAGAGCAACAACACCTATCGCGGCCTCGTCCGCGTCGGCCCGACCGCAGAGGGCGTGCGCAACTTCACCCAGTGCGACTCGCTGCTGCTGGGGAGCGAATGCGGCGCGCACACCGTGCCCTATATCGAGGTGCGCAATCCTTCCGCGCAGATCGAGCATGAGGCGACGACCAGCAAGATCAGCGACGACCAGCTGTTCTACGCGATGAGCCGCGGGCTGGACCAGGAAGCCGCGGTCGCGCTGATCGTCAACGGCTTCGCGCGCGAGGTGCTGCAGCAGCTGCCGATGGAGTTCGCGGTCGAGGCGCAGAAGCTGCTGGGGATCTCGCTGGAAGGATCGGTGGGGTGA
- a CDS encoding endonuclease domain-containing protein, which produces MAEATLDRLGEHARQMRKAPTEPEKRLWRHLSRSQLNGYKFRRQSVIGPHIADFLCPQKALVVEVDGDTHSDPAADQRRDRTLTTLGYTVVHVANHDVMTNMDGVLSNLVNVLDGLADRWPSAPPQPLP; this is translated from the coding sequence ATGGCCGAAGCCACGCTCGACCGGTTGGGCGAGCATGCCCGGCAGATGCGCAAGGCGCCGACCGAACCGGAGAAGCGCCTCTGGCGCCATCTCTCGCGTTCGCAACTCAACGGTTACAAATTCCGGCGGCAATCGGTCATCGGGCCCCATATCGCTGACTTCCTGTGCCCCCAAAAGGCACTTGTCGTCGAGGTCGATGGTGACACACACAGCGATCCGGCTGCTGACCAGCGCCGGGATCGTACACTCACGACACTTGGGTACACGGTCGTCCACGTCGCCAATCACGACGTCATGACCAATATGGATGGTGTCCTGAGCAATTTGGTCAACGTGCTCGATGGTCTTGCAGACCGTTGGCCCTCTGCCCCACCCCAACCCCTCCCCTGA
- the sufC gene encoding Fe-S cluster assembly ATPase SufC, producing MLKIENLHAEIDGKPILKGLTLSLNAGEIHAIMGPNGAGKSTLAYTLGGRPGYEVTGGTVDFNGADLLDMAPHERAAAGLFLGFQYPVEIPGVSNVQFLREALNAQRRGRGEPALSGAEFLRVARTQADALGLAQDMLKRAVNVGFSGGEKKRAEMVQMGIIDPRLAILDETDSGLDIDALRVVGDGINRIMRKPDKAVLLITHYQRLLDYVKPDFVHVLSAGRIVRSGGPELALELEREGYRDIAA from the coding sequence ATGCTGAAGATCGAAAACCTCCACGCCGAAATCGACGGCAAGCCGATCCTCAAGGGGCTGACGCTCAGCCTCAACGCGGGCGAGATCCACGCGATCATGGGCCCCAACGGCGCGGGCAAGTCGACGCTGGCCTACACGCTCGGCGGCCGCCCCGGTTACGAAGTGACCGGCGGTACGGTGGACTTCAACGGTGCCGACCTGCTCGACATGGCGCCGCACGAGCGCGCCGCCGCCGGCCTGTTCCTCGGCTTCCAATATCCGGTCGAGATCCCCGGCGTCTCCAACGTCCAGTTCCTGCGCGAGGCGCTCAATGCGCAGCGCAGGGGCCGCGGTGAGCCGGCGCTGTCGGGCGCCGAGTTCCTCCGCGTCGCGCGCACCCAGGCCGATGCGCTGGGGCTGGCGCAGGACATGCTCAAGCGGGCGGTGAATGTCGGTTTCTCGGGCGGCGAGAAGAAGCGCGCCGAGATGGTGCAGATGGGGATCATCGATCCCAGGCTGGCGATCCTCGACGAAACCGACAGCGGCCTCGACATCGACGCGCTGCGCGTGGTGGGCGACGGCATCAACCGGATCATGCGCAAGCCCGACAAGGCGGTGCTGCTGATCACCCATTATCAGCGCCTGCTCGACTATGTGAAGCCGGACTTCGTCCATGTGCTGAGCGCCGGCCGCATCGTCCGCTCGGGCGGCCCCGAACTGGCGCTGGAGCTGGAGCGCGAGGGCTATCGGGACATCGCGGCGTGA
- a CDS encoding SufD family Fe-S cluster assembly protein, with protein MIDTALPTRKAEAWRYSDVDALAGIWPTPGAEIISVPAGESVSRLIIQDAPTDAPIVQDYEVVLAAGATATFHILNAGGRLGRIAIDVTLHEGAHFELGAAMLGSGQQTVEIVTTVTHAEPNATSNQVVRSILGGRATGNYLGKVAVARDAQKTDASQSVKAMLLDRTATANAKPELEIFADDVKCAHGATVGELDAQALFYLASRGLPPAEAKRLLLEAFVAAVFADIPDEADKAKVDAALAKALESLL; from the coding sequence GTGATCGACACCGCCCTTCCCACCCGCAAGGCCGAGGCGTGGCGCTACAGCGACGTCGATGCGCTCGCCGGCATCTGGCCGACCCCCGGCGCCGAGATCATCTCGGTGCCCGCCGGCGAATCGGTGTCGCGCCTGATCATCCAGGACGCGCCCACCGACGCGCCGATCGTGCAGGATTATGAAGTCGTCCTCGCCGCCGGCGCCACGGCGACCTTCCACATCCTCAACGCCGGCGGGCGGCTGGGCCGGATCGCGATCGACGTGACGTTGCACGAAGGCGCGCATTTCGAGCTGGGCGCGGCGATGCTGGGCAGTGGGCAGCAGACGGTGGAGATCGTCACCACCGTCACCCATGCCGAGCCCAATGCGACCAGCAACCAGGTGGTCCGCTCGATCCTCGGCGGGCGGGCGACGGGCAATTATCTCGGCAAGGTCGCGGTCGCGCGCGATGCGCAGAAGACCGATGCCAGCCAGTCGGTGAAGGCGATGCTGCTCGATCGCACCGCGACCGCCAACGCCAAGCCCGAACTGGAGATCTTCGCGGACGATGTGAAGTGCGCGCATGGCGCCACCGTCGGCGAACTGGACGCACAGGCTTTGTTCTACCTCGCCAGCCGCGGCCTGCCTCCGGCCGAGGCGAAGCGGCTGCTGCTGGAGGCGTTCGTCGCCGCGGTGTTCGCGGATATCCCGGACGAGGCGGACAAGGCGAAGGTCGATGCGGCATTGGCCAAGGCGCTGGAGTCTTTGCTGTGA
- a CDS encoding cysteine desulfurase, translating into MRAQSPSTSLGTNGAALDHLSDFPAIPAGWAYLDTAATAQKPRPVIAAIDAAYAQTYATVHRGVYARSADMTLAYEAARRRVAGFIGAASENEIVFVRGATEGINLVAQSWGLSHLKPGDRVLLSMLEHHSNIVPWQLIQERTGIVIDACPLTEDGRIDLDAAEAMLTPAHKLVALAHVSNVLGSILDVKRAAKLAHAVGAKLLLDGCQAVPRLPVNVGEIGCDFYVFSGHKLYGPTGIGVLWARAEFLDAMPPWQGGGAMIDRVSFSGTTYAPPPARFEAGTPHIVGTLGLHAAIDYVEAIGLPAIHAHETALVTAAREMLGAQNSVRLFGPDDSAGIVSFAIEGVHPHDIGTILDENQVAIRAGHHCAQPLMEHLGVPATARASFGVYNNLKDVERLAAGIERVARIFG; encoded by the coding sequence ATGCGCGCCCAAAGTCCCTCGACTTCGCTCGGGACGAACGGTGCTGCACTGGATCACCTGTCCGACTTCCCCGCCATCCCCGCCGGCTGGGCCTATCTCGACACCGCCGCCACCGCGCAGAAGCCGCGCCCGGTGATCGCCGCGATCGATGCCGCCTATGCGCAGACCTATGCGACGGTCCATCGCGGCGTCTATGCGCGCTCGGCGGACATGACGCTGGCGTATGAGGCCGCGCGTCGTCGCGTTGCCGGCTTCATCGGTGCGGCGTCCGAGAACGAGATCGTCTTCGTCCGCGGCGCGACCGAGGGGATCAACCTCGTCGCGCAGAGCTGGGGGCTTTCGCACCTCAAGCCCGGCGACCGCGTACTGCTGTCGATGCTCGAGCATCACAGCAACATCGTGCCGTGGCAGCTCATCCAGGAGCGCACCGGCATCGTCATCGACGCCTGCCCGCTGACCGAGGATGGCCGCATCGATCTCGACGCGGCGGAAGCGATGCTGACGCCGGCGCACAAGCTGGTCGCGCTCGCACATGTCTCCAACGTGCTCGGCTCGATCCTCGACGTGAAGCGCGCCGCGAAGCTGGCGCATGCCGTGGGCGCGAAGCTGCTGCTCGACGGCTGCCAGGCGGTACCGCGGCTGCCGGTGAATGTCGGCGAGATCGGCTGCGACTTCTACGTTTTCTCCGGCCACAAGCTTTACGGCCCGACCGGCATCGGCGTGCTGTGGGCGCGCGCCGAATTCCTAGATGCGATGCCGCCCTGGCAGGGCGGCGGCGCGATGATCGACCGGGTGAGCTTCAGCGGCACGACCTATGCCCCGCCGCCGGCACGGTTCGAGGCGGGGACGCCGCACATCGTCGGCACGCTCGGCCTCCACGCCGCGATCGACTATGTCGAGGCGATCGGCCTGCCGGCGATCCATGCGCATGAGACCGCGCTGGTGACGGCGGCGCGCGAGATGCTGGGCGCGCAGAACAGCGTGCGGCTGTTCGGACCCGATGATTCGGCGGGGATCGTCAGCTTCGCGATCGAAGGGGTGCATCCGCACGACATCGGCACCATATTGGACGAGAACCAGGTGGCGATCCGCGCCGGGCATCACTGCGCCCAGCCGCTGATGGAGCATCTGGGCGTGCCGGCGACTGCGCGAGCGAGCTTCGGCGTGTACAACAATCTCAAGGATGTCGAGCGGCTCGCCGCTGGCATCGAGCGGGTGGCGAGAATATTCGGATGA